The Corynebacterium vitaeruminis DSM 20294 genome window below encodes:
- a CDS encoding glycosyltransferase family 2 protein, translated as MNKPIAVITVTYSPGEYLDAFLDSVPEATASPTLSILADNGSTDGAPEKAAAERDGVEFWPTGGNVGYGSAINFAARRLREMKEEGEIDEEFFVFSNPDVVFDKGSIDEMIACARRWMDKGHAVACVGPYIRQSDGSAYPSARAVPNLSNGIGHALLGGIWKNNPWSRAYRDHADMTRERTAGWLSGSCLLVRWEAFEKIGGFDERYFMYMEDVDLGDRFGRAGYDNVYCPTAQITHAVGHAAGKHPEKMLPAHHDSAYRFQADRHPGTWQAPIRWVLWLGLKARAALMVARAKVAR; from the coding sequence ATGAACAAGCCCATCGCAGTGATCACGGTGACCTATTCGCCGGGCGAGTACCTCGACGCCTTCCTCGACTCGGTGCCGGAGGCCACGGCCTCCCCGACCCTGAGCATCCTGGCGGACAACGGCTCCACCGACGGCGCGCCCGAGAAGGCCGCCGCCGAGCGCGATGGGGTGGAGTTCTGGCCGACCGGCGGCAACGTCGGCTACGGCTCCGCGATCAACTTCGCCGCCCGCAGGCTGCGCGAGATGAAGGAGGAGGGCGAGATCGACGAGGAGTTCTTCGTCTTCTCCAACCCCGACGTCGTCTTCGACAAAGGCTCGATCGACGAGATGATCGCCTGCGCCCGGCGCTGGATGGATAAGGGGCACGCAGTCGCCTGCGTGGGGCCCTACATCCGCCAGTCCGACGGCTCCGCCTACCCGTCGGCGCGCGCCGTCCCGAACCTGAGCAACGGCATCGGCCACGCGCTGCTCGGCGGGATCTGGAAGAACAACCCGTGGTCGCGGGCCTACCGGGACCACGCCGACATGACCCGCGAGCGCACGGCGGGCTGGCTGTCCGGCTCCTGCCTCTTGGTGCGCTGGGAGGCCTTCGAGAAGATCGGCGGCTTCGACGAGCGCTACTTCATGTATATGGAGGACGTGGACCTAGGCGACCGCTTCGGGCGCGCCGGGTACGACAACGTCTATTGCCCCACGGCACAGATCACCCACGCGGTGGGGCACGCCGCGGGCAAGCACCCGGAGAAGATGCTGCCCGCGCACCACGACTCGGCCTACCGCTTCCAGGCGGACCGGCACCCGGGCACCTGGCAGGCTCCGATCCGCTGGGTGCTGTGGCTGGGGCTGAAAGCCCGCGCGGCGCTTATGGTGGCTAGGGCCAAGGTCGCACGCTAG
- a CDS encoding mannose-1-phosphate guanylyltransferase: MSLPVTNTDTDAVILVGGKGTRLRPLTVATPKPMLPTAGVPFLSHLLARIKAAGITHVVLGTSFKAEVFEEYFGDGEDMGLEIEYVVEDKPLGTGGGIRNVYEKLRADTVMVFNGDVLGGTDLTGILKAHHDKDADLTMHLVRVPDPRAFGCVPTDADGRVSAFLEKTEDPPTDQINAGCYVFRRELIAEIPADRVVSVERETFPKFLEEGRRVYGFVDTAYWRDMGTPRDFVRGSSDLVRGIAPSPLLEGRTGESLVDETAGVKDGALLLGGTVIGRGTEVGAGCRLDDTVVFDGVTIEPGARIEDSIIASGAHIGANARIKGCVIGEGAHIGARCELLDGMRVWPGVEIPDNGVRFSSDA, translated from the coding sequence ATGTCTTTGCCTGTTACTAATACAGACACCGACGCGGTGATCCTGGTTGGAGGAAAAGGAACCCGACTGCGCCCGCTGACGGTTGCGACGCCGAAGCCGATGCTGCCGACCGCCGGCGTGCCGTTCCTCTCCCACCTGCTCGCCCGCATCAAGGCCGCGGGCATCACCCACGTGGTTCTGGGAACCTCCTTCAAGGCGGAGGTCTTCGAGGAGTACTTCGGTGACGGCGAGGACATGGGACTCGAGATCGAGTACGTGGTCGAGGACAAGCCGCTGGGCACCGGCGGCGGCATCCGCAACGTCTACGAGAAGTTGCGCGCCGACACCGTCATGGTGTTCAACGGTGACGTGCTCGGCGGCACCGACCTCACGGGCATCCTGAAGGCGCACCACGATAAGGACGCCGACCTGACCATGCACCTGGTTCGCGTTCCGGACCCGCGCGCTTTCGGCTGCGTGCCTACCGACGCCGATGGTCGCGTCTCCGCGTTCTTGGAGAAGACCGAGGACCCGCCGACGGACCAGATCAACGCGGGCTGCTACGTCTTCCGCCGCGAGCTCATCGCCGAGATACCCGCCGACCGCGTGGTCTCCGTCGAGCGCGAGACCTTCCCCAAGTTCCTCGAGGAGGGACGCCGCGTCTACGGCTTCGTGGACACCGCCTACTGGCGCGACATGGGCACCCCGCGCGACTTCGTGCGCGGCTCCTCGGACCTCGTCCGCGGAATCGCCCCGTCGCCGCTGCTGGAGGGCCGCACCGGCGAGTCGCTCGTCGACGAGACCGCTGGCGTGAAGGACGGCGCGCTGCTGCTCGGCGGCACCGTCATCGGCCGCGGCACCGAGGTCGGCGCTGGTTGCCGCCTGGATGACACCGTGGTCTTCGACGGCGTCACCATCGAGCCCGGCGCCCGCATCGAGGACTCCATCATCGCCTCCGGCGCGCACATCGGCGCCAACGCCCGCATCAAGGGCTGCGTCATCGGCGAGGGCGCGCACATCGGTGCCCGTTGCGAGCTTCTCGACGGCATGCGCGTGTGGCCGGGAGTGGAGATCCCGGACAACGGCGTTCGCTTCAGCTCGGATGCCTAG
- a CDS encoding WhiB family transcriptional regulator: MEDMASNAAPRTRTTLELTLDELFGAVEQEWQEQALCAQTDPEAFFPEKGGSTREAKRICQACSVRDECLEFALEHDERFGIWGGLSERERRRLKRDIV, translated from the coding sequence GTGGAAGATATGGCGAGTAACGCCGCGCCTCGGACTCGAACAACTCTTGAGCTCACCCTAGACGAGCTGTTTGGGGCCGTTGAGCAGGAGTGGCAAGAGCAGGCGCTGTGCGCGCAGACCGACCCAGAGGCGTTTTTTCCTGAAAAGGGCGGATCGACCCGGGAGGCGAAGAGGATTTGTCAGGCGTGTTCGGTGCGTGACGAGTGCTTGGAGTTTGCGCTCGAGCATGATGAACGATTTGGCATCTGGGGTGGTCTCTCCGAGCGCGAGCGTCGGCGCCTGAAGCGAGACATCGTCTAG
- a CDS encoding HAD-IA family hydrolase codes for MSVRNALGSKVLRLLIDMDGTLVDSTALVERVWGEFCERHGLDFDELIAFSHGRPTGATTHRFLDDPELAEREACDINEYEAKTTSGIVEIAGASEFVSGLDPHEWALVTSADKKLATARMAAAGVAVPSQCVFAEDITNGKPDPEPYLLGAKKLGVRPEDCIVLEDSAAGIESGLAAGMRVVVVGGHAAKDGTLPRIPDFLGVTCESIMWLATEGPAGLVVER; via the coding sequence ATGTCCGTTCGCAACGCCCTTGGCTCCAAAGTGCTCCGTCTGCTCATTGACATGGACGGTACCCTCGTCGATTCCACTGCCTTAGTCGAGCGCGTTTGGGGTGAGTTCTGCGAGCGCCATGGCCTCGACTTCGACGAGCTCATCGCGTTCTCCCACGGGCGTCCTACTGGGGCGACCACTCATCGTTTCTTGGATGATCCTGAGCTCGCCGAGCGTGAGGCGTGCGACATTAACGAATATGAAGCCAAGACCACGTCCGGCATCGTGGAGATCGCAGGTGCGTCCGAGTTTGTTTCGGGGCTCGACCCGCACGAGTGGGCGCTGGTGACCTCCGCTGACAAGAAGCTAGCAACTGCCCGCATGGCAGCCGCCGGCGTGGCTGTGCCGAGCCAGTGTGTTTTCGCCGAGGACATCACCAACGGCAAGCCGGACCCCGAGCCCTACCTGCTCGGCGCGAAGAAGCTGGGGGTGCGCCCCGAGGACTGCATCGTGCTGGAGGACTCGGCCGCCGGCATCGAGTCGGGGCTGGCCGCGGGCATGCGCGTGGTCGTGGTCGGCGGTCACGCCGCCAAGGACGGCACCCTGCCGCGCATCCCGGACTTTCTAGGGGTGACGTGCGAATCCATCATGTGGCTGGCGACGGAAGGTCCGGCTGGGTTAGTAGTCGAACGGTAG
- a CDS encoding metallopeptidase family protein: MHTRPFRNRHGRGIRGPILPASTPRHRSRRQLFDAAVLEAYAPIQQAFANELRHLDIAVDTIPRMRLTGDGTTLPDEVTADGPVPLGRVLPAGVDPAGNPTRARIVLFRMPIEQRSSTPQERQDLLAQVLTSLVATYLNVAPEDIDPNFQW, from the coding sequence ATGCACACTCGACCTTTCCGCAACCGCCACGGTCGAGGGATCCGCGGCCCCATCCTGCCCGCCTCCACCCCGCGGCACCGCTCCAGGCGGCAGCTTTTCGACGCCGCCGTCCTCGAGGCCTACGCACCCATCCAGCAGGCGTTCGCCAACGAGCTTCGCCACCTCGACATCGCGGTGGACACCATCCCGCGCATGCGCCTGACCGGCGACGGCACCACGCTGCCCGACGAGGTCACCGCGGACGGCCCCGTACCGCTCGGCCGCGTCCTGCCCGCGGGCGTGGACCCGGCAGGAAACCCCACCCGCGCCCGCATCGTCTTGTTCCGCATGCCCATCGAGCAGCGCAGCAGCACCCCGCAGGAACGCCAGGACTTGCTCGCGCAGGTACTCACCTCGCTGGTTGCTACCTACCTCAACGTAGCGCCCGAAGACATCGACCCGAATTTTCAGTGGTGA
- a CDS encoding DUF3499 domain-containing protein — MNQFRRCSRPGCGKPAVATLTYAYAQSTAVVGPLLPNSDPHSWDLCEYHASRITAPLGWELLHVDTVEEDDEDLTALAEAVREAGRTSSGLMDPSQEFGANHPVYRAKKQGTRRGHLSVVPEPDEE; from the coding sequence GTGAATCAGTTTCGCCGTTGCTCCCGACCCGGTTGCGGTAAGCCCGCCGTGGCCACGCTGACGTACGCCTACGCGCAGTCGACCGCCGTGGTCGGCCCGCTCCTGCCCAACAGCGACCCGCACAGCTGGGACCTGTGCGAGTACCACGCCTCGCGGATCACCGCGCCGCTGGGCTGGGAGCTTCTGCACGTGGACACGGTGGAGGAGGACGACGAGGACCTCACCGCGCTGGCCGAGGCCGTCCGCGAGGCCGGCCGCACCTCCTCGGGGCTCATGGATCCCTCCCAGGAGTTCGGGGCCAACCACCCCGTGTACCGCGCGAAGAAGCAGGGCACTCGCCGCGGGCACTTGAGCGTCGTCCCGGAGCCGGACGAGGAGTAG
- a CDS encoding phosphomannomutase/phosphoglucomutase, whose protein sequence is MRTRESVTKVIKAYDVRGVVGEDIDADFIREVGAAFGALMREEGAASIAVGHDMRPSSPELSRAFAEGATSQGTDVVLLGLTSTDQLYYASGALNCPGAMFTASHNPAKYNGIKMCRAGARPVGQETGLATIIDMLVEGIPAYEGEKGSISEKDTLAGYGEYLRNLVDLSGIRPLTVAVDAANGMAGHTVPSVFAGLPLDVKPLYFELDGTFPNHEANPLDPKNLVDLQKFTPEVGADIGLAFDGDADRCFVVDEKGDPVSPSAICAIVAERYLAEHPGAPIIHNLITSKTVPEIITENGGTPVRTRVGHSFIKAQMAEHGAVFGGEHSAHYYFSEFFNADSGILAAMHVLAALGSQDLPLSEMMAKYNRYAASGEINSRLASAEEQAERTQAVLDAFADRIESVDRLDGVTVELKGTKAWFNVRASNTEPLLRLNVEAPTKEEVDALVEEILGVIRQK, encoded by the coding sequence ATGCGTACCCGTGAATCGGTCACCAAGGTGATCAAGGCTTATGACGTCCGTGGCGTCGTCGGTGAGGACATCGACGCCGACTTCATCCGTGAGGTGGGCGCGGCGTTCGGCGCGCTCATGCGCGAAGAAGGTGCCGCGTCCATCGCCGTGGGTCACGACATGCGCCCGTCCTCCCCGGAGCTCTCCCGCGCCTTCGCCGAGGGCGCGACCTCCCAGGGCACCGACGTCGTCCTGCTCGGGCTGACCTCCACCGACCAGCTCTACTACGCCTCCGGCGCGCTGAACTGCCCGGGCGCGATGTTCACCGCCTCCCACAACCCGGCCAAGTACAACGGCATCAAGATGTGCCGCGCGGGCGCACGCCCGGTGGGCCAGGAGACCGGCCTCGCCACCATCATCGACATGCTCGTCGAGGGCATCCCCGCCTACGAGGGGGAGAAGGGCTCCATCTCCGAGAAGGACACCCTGGCCGGCTACGGCGAATACCTGCGCAACCTCGTCGATCTCTCCGGCATCCGCCCCCTGACCGTGGCCGTCGATGCTGCCAACGGCATGGCCGGGCACACGGTGCCCTCCGTCTTCGCCGGCCTCCCGCTGGATGTCAAGCCGCTCTACTTCGAGCTCGACGGCACCTTCCCCAACCACGAGGCCAACCCGCTCGACCCGAAGAACCTCGTCGACCTGCAGAAGTTCACCCCGGAGGTCGGCGCCGACATCGGGCTCGCCTTCGACGGCGACGCCGACCGCTGCTTCGTCGTCGACGAGAAGGGCGACCCGGTCTCGCCCTCGGCAATCTGCGCGATCGTCGCCGAGCGCTACCTCGCCGAGCACCCGGGCGCGCCGATCATCCACAACCTCATCACCTCCAAGACGGTTCCGGAGATCATTACCGAGAACGGCGGCACCCCGGTGCGCACCCGCGTGGGTCACTCCTTCATCAAGGCCCAGATGGCCGAGCACGGCGCCGTCTTCGGCGGCGAGCACTCCGCGCACTACTACTTCTCCGAGTTCTTCAACGCCGACTCCGGCATCCTGGCCGCCATGCACGTGCTCGCGGCGCTGGGCTCCCAGGACCTGCCGCTGTCGGAGATGATGGCCAAGTACAACCGCTACGCGGCCTCCGGCGAGATCAACTCCCGCCTGGCTTCCGCCGAGGAGCAGGCCGAGCGCACCCAGGCCGTGCTCGACGCCTTCGCCGACCGCATCGAGTCCGTCGATCGCCTCGACGGCGTGACCGTGGAGCTCAAGGGCACGAAGGCGTGGTTCAACGTCCGCGCCTCCAACACCGAGCCGCTGTTGCGCCTCAACGTCGAGGCGCCGACCAAGGAAGAGGTCGACGCCCTCGTCGAGGAGATCCTGGGCGTCATCCGCCAGAAGTAA
- the manA gene encoding mannose-6-phosphate isomerase, class I — protein sequence MQLLQPSTQNYAWGSRELISGLRGEEPSAHPEAELWYGAHPGAATHLADGSATLAEYIEEDPEGQLGRRCRNEFGDSLPFLLKILAAGAPLSLQAHPSKSQAEEGYARENDLGIALSASNRNYKDDNHKPELLVALTEFHAMAGFRPLDKTLEMLRAIDCAELDRYLGMLDEEGAEEDNLRALFTTWITIPSTARHSLIDAVDAAIRKRLPKLEGTWMYGPLANILDLNDRYPGDVGVLGALLLNYIVLQPGQAIYLDAGNLHAYVKGLGVEIMANSDNVLRGGLTSKYVDVAELVRVLKFRSLANPVVKVNDGHYEVPINEFDLRRVDIDGPRSIDHDGPVIVLVTEGAISAGSQELGPTQAVWVSADEPAVTLDGKGTAFIATV from the coding sequence ATGCAGCTGCTCCAACCGAGCACCCAGAACTACGCCTGGGGGTCCCGAGAGCTCATCTCCGGGCTCCGCGGGGAGGAACCCTCCGCACACCCCGAGGCTGAGCTCTGGTACGGCGCGCACCCCGGTGCCGCCACCCACCTCGCCGACGGTTCGGCAACCCTTGCCGAGTACATCGAGGAGGACCCAGAAGGGCAACTGGGGCGGCGCTGCCGGAACGAGTTTGGGGACTCGCTGCCGTTCCTGCTGAAGATCCTCGCCGCTGGGGCGCCGCTTTCCCTGCAGGCGCACCCGTCGAAGTCGCAGGCGGAGGAGGGCTACGCCCGCGAGAACGACCTGGGTATCGCGCTTAGCGCCAGCAACCGAAACTACAAGGACGACAACCACAAGCCCGAGCTCCTAGTCGCGCTCACGGAGTTCCACGCGATGGCGGGTTTCCGTCCCCTCGACAAGACGCTTGAGATGCTGCGCGCCATCGACTGTGCCGAGCTCGACCGTTACCTCGGCATGCTCGACGAGGAGGGCGCCGAGGAAGACAACCTGCGGGCGCTGTTCACGACCTGGATCACCATCCCGTCGACTGCGCGCCACAGCCTCATCGACGCCGTCGACGCCGCCATCCGCAAGCGTCTGCCGAAGCTCGAGGGCACGTGGATGTACGGGCCGTTGGCGAACATCCTCGACCTCAACGATCGCTACCCGGGTGATGTCGGCGTACTCGGCGCCCTGCTTCTCAACTACATCGTGCTCCAGCCGGGGCAGGCGATCTACCTCGACGCGGGCAACCTGCACGCCTACGTCAAGGGGTTGGGCGTGGAGATCATGGCCAACTCCGACAACGTGCTCCGCGGCGGGCTGACGTCCAAGTATGTCGACGTCGCGGAGCTGGTGAGGGTGCTGAAGTTCCGCTCGCTGGCCAACCCGGTGGTCAAGGTCAATGATGGCCACTACGAGGTGCCGATCAACGAGTTCGACCTGCGCCGGGTGGACATCGACGGGCCCCGGAGCATCGACCACGATGGCCCGGTCATCGTGCTTGTCACCGAGGGTGCGATCAGCGCCGGGAGCCAGGAGCTAGGCCCCACGCAGGCGGTGTGGGTGTCCGCCGACGAGCCGGCCGTCACGCTGGACGGCAAGGGCACGGCGTTCATCGCCACCGTGTAA
- a CDS encoding DUF4259 domain-containing protein gives MSAWDMRILAEDVNVDFLDELADLDDGDIVEAVHDACVLAASDGRVTDDERLNGQAAATIAAIWAGAPYSNGDVVENYPFIRNLIGSGDEALNEAATTVLENADTDDDLDVYLEALS, from the coding sequence ATGAGCGCGTGGGACATGCGAATTCTTGCCGAAGACGTCAACGTCGACTTCCTCGACGAGCTAGCCGACCTCGACGACGGCGACATCGTCGAAGCGGTGCACGACGCGTGCGTGCTCGCCGCGAGCGACGGGCGCGTGACCGACGACGAGCGGCTCAACGGGCAGGCCGCGGCCACGATCGCCGCGATCTGGGCGGGCGCGCCGTACTCGAACGGCGACGTCGTGGAGAACTACCCCTTCATTCGCAACCTCATCGGCAGCGGCGACGAGGCCCTCAACGAGGCGGCGACCACGGTGCTCGAGAATGCCGACACCGACGACGACCTCGACGTCTACCTAGAGGCGCTGTCCTAA
- the ahcY gene encoding adenosylhomocysteinase codes for MSATAAFEFKVADLSLAEAGRHQIRLAEYEMPGLMQLREEYKDEQPLKGARIAGSIHMTVQTAVLIETLVALGAEVRWASCNIFSTQDEAAAAVVVGKEGTPENPQGVPVFAWKGETLDEYWWCINQIFSWGDRLPNMILDDGGDATMAVIRGKEFEAAGLVPPVEEGDSDEYQAFLNMLRGVLAEEGPKWTAIAESVKGVTEETTTGVHRLYHFADEGVLPFPAMNVNDAVTKSKFDNKYGTRHSLIDGINRATDMLMGGKNVLICGYGDVGKGCAEAMAGQGARVKVTEADPINALQALMDGFPVVLVDEAIGEADIVITATGNMGIISFDQMLKMKDHAVLGNIGHFDNEIDMASLLHRDDVSRVNIKPQVDEFTLPNGISIVVLSEGRLLNLGNATGHPSFVMSNSFADQTIAQIELFQNDGRYGNEVYRLPKILDEKVARIHVEALGGQITELTKEQAEYIGVDVAGPYKPEHYRY; via the coding sequence ATGAGCGCCACCGCCGCGTTTGAGTTCAAAGTAGCCGACCTCTCACTGGCCGAGGCCGGCCGCCACCAGATCCGACTGGCCGAGTACGAGATGCCGGGCCTCATGCAGCTGCGCGAGGAATACAAGGACGAGCAGCCGCTCAAGGGCGCGCGCATCGCCGGCTCCATCCACATGACCGTGCAGACCGCGGTCCTCATCGAGACCCTCGTGGCGCTCGGCGCCGAGGTTCGCTGGGCCTCCTGCAACATCTTCTCCACCCAGGACGAGGCCGCCGCGGCCGTCGTCGTGGGCAAGGAGGGAACCCCGGAAAACCCGCAGGGCGTGCCGGTGTTCGCGTGGAAGGGCGAGACCCTCGACGAGTACTGGTGGTGCATCAACCAGATCTTCAGCTGGGGCGACCGGCTGCCCAACATGATCCTTGATGACGGCGGCGACGCGACCATGGCCGTCATCCGCGGCAAGGAGTTCGAGGCCGCGGGGCTCGTCCCGCCGGTCGAGGAGGGCGACTCGGACGAGTACCAGGCCTTCCTCAACATGCTGCGCGGCGTGCTCGCCGAGGAGGGCCCGAAGTGGACCGCCATCGCGGAGTCCGTCAAGGGCGTTACCGAGGAGACCACCACCGGCGTCCACCGCCTCTACCACTTCGCCGACGAGGGCGTGCTGCCCTTCCCTGCCATGAACGTCAACGACGCCGTGACCAAGTCCAAGTTCGACAACAAGTACGGCACCCGCCACTCGCTCATCGACGGCATCAACCGCGCCACCGACATGCTCATGGGCGGAAAGAACGTCCTCATCTGCGGCTACGGCGACGTGGGCAAGGGCTGCGCCGAGGCGATGGCGGGCCAGGGCGCGCGAGTGAAGGTCACCGAGGCCGACCCGATTAACGCCCTCCAGGCGCTCATGGACGGCTTCCCCGTCGTGCTTGTCGACGAGGCCATCGGCGAGGCGGACATCGTCATCACCGCGACCGGCAACATGGGAATCATCTCCTTCGACCAGATGCTCAAGATGAAGGACCACGCCGTGCTGGGCAACATCGGCCACTTCGACAACGAGATCGACATGGCCTCCTTGCTCCACCGCGACGACGTCAGCCGCGTGAACATCAAGCCGCAGGTCGACGAGTTCACCCTGCCCAACGGCATCTCCATCGTCGTGCTCTCCGAGGGGCGCCTGCTCAACCTGGGCAACGCCACCGGGCACCCGAGCTTCGTCATGTCCAACTCCTTCGCGGACCAGACCATCGCCCAGATCGAGCTGTTCCAGAACGACGGCCGCTACGGCAACGAGGTCTACCGCCTGCCGAAGATCCTGGACGAGAAGGTCGCCCGCATCCACGTCGAGGCGCTCGGCGGGCAGATCACCGAGCTGACCAAGGAACAGGCGGAGTACATCGGCGTCGACGTCGCGGGCCCCTACAAGCCCGAGCACTACCGCTACTAG
- a CDS encoding dTMP kinase, translating to MIIAIEGIDGAGKNTLVTALVERLGAEVISFPRYKDSIHAQLAQAALYGKMGDLTDSAYAMATLFALDRREASAQISEASRAGKVVLLDRYVASNAAYSAARLEDESVVEWVETLEFETLGIPRPDLQILLATSPELARERAKNREAQDASRARDRYESDDSLQQRTAAAYARLAEREWQSPWIVLDPGYDLDAVCEELARRAEVS from the coding sequence ATGATCATCGCGATCGAAGGGATCGACGGCGCGGGCAAGAACACCCTGGTCACCGCGCTCGTCGAGCGGCTTGGCGCGGAGGTCATAAGCTTCCCGCGCTACAAGGACTCCATCCACGCCCAGCTGGCGCAGGCCGCGCTCTATGGGAAGATGGGGGACCTCACCGACTCCGCCTACGCGATGGCCACCCTCTTCGCGCTCGACCGCCGCGAGGCGTCGGCGCAGATCAGCGAGGCGAGCCGGGCGGGGAAGGTGGTCCTCCTGGACCGCTACGTCGCCTCCAACGCGGCCTACTCGGCAGCGAGGCTGGAGGACGAGTCCGTGGTCGAGTGGGTGGAGACCCTCGAGTTCGAGACCCTGGGAATCCCCCGGCCGGACCTGCAGATCCTGCTGGCCACCTCCCCGGAGTTGGCCCGGGAGCGGGCCAAGAACCGCGAGGCGCAGGACGCGTCGCGGGCGCGGGACCGCTACGAGTCCGACGACTCGCTGCAGCAGCGCACCGCGGCGGCCTACGCCCGGCTCGCGGAGCGGGAGTGGCAGTCGCCGTGGATCGTGCTCGACCCCGGCTACGACCTCGACGCCGTCTGCGAGGAGCTGGCGCGGCGCGCTGAGGTCTCCTGA
- the mtrA gene encoding MtrAB system response regulator MtrA: MAQKILVVDDDPAISEMLTIVLEAEGFDTVAVTDGAVAVDVFHREDPDLVLLDLMLPGMNGIDICRLIRQESSVPIVMLTAKTDTVDVVLGLESGADDYVNKPFKPKELVARIRARLRRTDTDSSETIFIGGLSIDVPGHTVRRGDEEIQLTPLEFDLLHELASKPGQVFTREELLQKVWGYRNASDTRLVNVHVQRLRAKIEKDPENPHIVLTVRGVGYKTGQE; encoded by the coding sequence ATGGCCCAGAAGATTCTCGTCGTTGATGACGACCCCGCAATCTCCGAGATGCTCACCATCGTTTTGGAGGCGGAAGGCTTCGACACCGTCGCCGTCACCGACGGCGCCGTCGCGGTGGATGTCTTCCACCGCGAAGACCCGGACTTGGTCCTTCTCGACCTCATGTTGCCCGGCATGAACGGCATCGACATCTGCCGGCTGATCCGCCAAGAGTCGTCGGTGCCGATCGTCATGCTCACGGCGAAGACGGACACGGTCGACGTCGTGCTCGGCCTCGAGTCGGGCGCGGACGACTACGTGAACAAGCCGTTCAAGCCGAAGGAGCTCGTCGCCCGCATCCGCGCGCGCCTGCGCCGGACCGACACCGACTCCTCCGAAACGATCTTCATCGGCGGCCTGAGCATCGACGTGCCCGGCCACACGGTCCGCCGCGGCGACGAGGAGATCCAACTGACCCCGCTGGAGTTCGACCTCCTGCACGAGCTGGCCTCTAAGCCGGGCCAGGTGTTCACCCGCGAGGAACTGCTGCAGAAGGTGTGGGGCTACCGCAACGCCTCCGACACCCGACTCGTCAACGTCCACGTGCAGCGCCTTCGCGCGAAGATCGAGAAGGACCCCGAAAACCCGCACATCGTCCTCACCGTCCGCGGAGTGGGGTACAAGACCGGCCAGGAGTAG